Proteins from a single region of Thermococcus sp. EP1:
- a CDS encoding hydrophobe/amphiphile efflux-3 (HAE3) family transporter, translated as MLKRLARIIVEYKSAFSLIAIFLLIVSFYGIQQLRFESDITKQLPEDLPAVKDYLTLQNEFQSGDSAIIIVRVNSIQEGGVYDIRDPEVIKAIYNLEERLRQHEYVTTTMSIADICIQVLGRLPENEEEVKFVLSMLPEDMKQGLISSDYRATLVMATLTGVSGSTAIKRVHTDIQVDIEEAGFPKNVEAIQTGILGITYRILVMLQSDLTRTMAIAFLFVVLLLIYFYRSPIKALIPLIPLTFGVTMTLGFMGLLNIPIDMVTTVIGAMIIGTGIDYGVHVTNRYYEERKKGRSIEESAEEAIAETGKALLGAALTTMAGFAALSFSVLPSLQRLSFVLIMGLSLAAINAVVITPAVIMVEEELMKKFKGHYETPEIRAHSGFIAKIFHSIGGRVKTHPKTVLWVVFLITIVFGYGLTKVTTEVRLEKMIPEGIPEIEVMKDVRYEFGGQDEVYMLIKAEDVRDPTIVRAMYRFEKSIMADSHYNNVFEANSIADLVLREYGYIPEDKEKIKNVLADTQGQNLVNDDYSLAIIQFRGNFGGVRPDDFREIMRYFEEQAKSADFPPTVEIRPAGDNYLNYVLDALTNQELGKISTYGTFLVVFIVVLLFRNFKISLAMILPMFLGALWTVGYMGLAGIPFTQTLAGVISMIVGLGVDYGMHLTHRFLEEFKENNPHPIITALEGVGPGILVGALTTAGGFLALLAGELTAIHNFGKTLAVGIFASMFAAFTVTPALLQIFYGREIERGDNK; from the coding sequence ATGCTCAAAAGATTAGCGAGAATCATAGTAGAATACAAAAGTGCTTTCTCTCTTATAGCGATATTTCTTCTCATAGTCTCATTTTATGGGATACAGCAACTGAGGTTTGAAAGTGATATAACAAAACAACTTCCAGAAGACTTACCTGCAGTAAAGGATTATTTAACACTTCAAAATGAGTTCCAAAGTGGAGATTCTGCCATCATAATTGTTAGAGTAAACTCTATCCAAGAAGGGGGAGTTTACGATATCAGAGATCCAGAAGTGATTAAAGCCATTTACAATCTAGAAGAGCGGTTAAGACAACATGAATATGTAACAACTACAATGAGTATTGCCGACATATGTATTCAAGTCTTAGGTAGACTACCCGAAAATGAAGAAGAGGTTAAATTCGTTTTGAGTATGCTTCCAGAGGACATGAAACAGGGGCTAATAAGTTCCGACTATAGAGCCACACTTGTTATGGCAACACTTACTGGTGTTTCTGGATCTACTGCAATAAAAAGAGTTCATACAGACATCCAAGTTGATATAGAAGAAGCCGGTTTTCCAAAAAATGTCGAAGCCATACAAACAGGGATCCTTGGAATAACATATCGTATTCTCGTGATGCTTCAGAGCGATTTAACTAGAACAATGGCAATTGCATTCCTATTTGTTGTGCTGCTTCTAATATACTTTTATCGTTCTCCAATAAAGGCTCTTATCCCGCTAATCCCATTAACTTTCGGAGTAACCATGACTCTTGGATTTATGGGATTGCTAAATATCCCGATAGACATGGTTACCACAGTGATTGGAGCTATGATAATTGGAACTGGTATAGATTATGGAGTCCATGTGACAAATCGTTACTATGAGGAAAGAAAGAAGGGCCGTAGTATTGAGGAATCTGCAGAAGAAGCAATAGCTGAGACTGGAAAAGCTCTATTAGGGGCTGCACTAACAACTATGGCGGGGTTTGCTGCATTAAGCTTTTCAGTTCTTCCAAGTCTCCAAAGATTAAGTTTTGTTTTAATAATGGGACTGAGTCTAGCAGCCATAAATGCTGTGGTGATAACTCCAGCAGTCATAATGGTTGAAGAAGAGCTTATGAAAAAGTTCAAAGGACATTATGAAACTCCCGAAATCAGGGCGCATTCTGGGTTTATTGCTAAGATATTTCATTCTATAGGTGGAAGAGTTAAAACGCACCCAAAGACCGTTCTTTGGGTTGTCTTTTTAATAACCATTGTATTTGGATATGGCCTAACTAAAGTCACTACAGAGGTAAGATTAGAAAAAATGATCCCGGAGGGGATACCAGAAATAGAGGTCATGAAAGATGTTCGTTATGAGTTCGGAGGCCAGGATGAAGTATACATGCTAATTAAAGCTGAGGATGTTAGAGACCCCACTATAGTTAGAGCAATGTATCGCTTTGAAAAGAGCATAATGGCAGATTCCCATTATAACAACGTCTTTGAAGCCAATAGTATTGCGGATCTCGTTCTTCGGGAATACGGGTACATACCGGAAGACAAAGAGAAAATAAAAAATGTCCTGGCAGATACTCAGGGGCAAAATTTAGTGAATGATGATTACTCCCTAGCAATAATCCAGTTTAGAGGCAATTTTGGAGGGGTTAGACCAGACGACTTTAGAGAAATAATGCGGTATTTTGAGGAGCAAGCAAAAAGTGCAGATTTCCCACCAACTGTTGAGATCAGACCAGCCGGAGATAACTACCTAAACTATGTCCTTGATGCACTTACAAACCAAGAACTAGGTAAAATATCCACATATGGAACATTTTTGGTCGTTTTCATAGTAGTACTCTTGTTCAGGAACTTTAAAATCTCGTTAGCAATGATTTTGCCAATGTTCCTGGGAGCTTTATGGACAGTCGGATATATGGGCCTTGCTGGAATTCCATTTACCCAGACTCTTGCTGGAGTGATCTCTATGATAGTAGGTCTTGGAGTTGATTATGGAATGCATCTAACACATCGCTTTCTAGAAGAATTTAAGGAAAATAATCCTCATCCCATAATAACGGCTCTTGAGGGTGTAGGGCCAGGAATTCTAGTTGGAGCACTAACCACAGCTGGAGGATTTCTAGCACTTTTAGCGGGGGAACTTACTGCTATCCACAACTTTGGAAAAACTCTGGCGGTGGGAATATTTGCCTCAATGTTTGCTGCTTTTACTGTCACCCCTGCATTACTCCAGATATTCTATGGAAGAGAGATAGAGAGAGGTGATAATAAATGA
- a CDS encoding GbsR/MarR family transcriptional regulator, with translation MGGIILGVEKAKKIMMDHFANTARRFGLSELYGYIYGVLFFEDEPLSLGEIAERTGYSLSHVSTALKLLENLGLVKRIKKPGDKRAYYTAIKNIREWRKEAYYKKIEEDVRQTRESLLRALKAIEDDNSEEAIKLRERIEFALQRNAITERIIHIFLKNEEEEVLRVLLKCLEERLNGTKT, from the coding sequence ATGGGGGGAATAATATTGGGTGTGGAAAAGGCCAAAAAAATAATGATGGATCATTTTGCAAATACAGCACGAAGATTTGGCTTAAGTGAGCTCTATGGGTATATATATGGGGTTCTTTTCTTTGAAGATGAACCTTTAAGCTTGGGGGAAATAGCAGAACGTACTGGATATTCCCTTTCTCATGTGAGCACTGCTTTAAAGCTTCTTGAAAATTTAGGATTAGTTAAGAGAATAAAAAAGCCGGGAGATAAGAGAGCATATTACACGGCGATAAAAAATATAAGAGAATGGAGAAAAGAGGCGTATTATAAAAAAATCGAAGAAGATGTCAGACAAACTAGGGAGAGTCTCCTTAGAGCACTTAAAGCTATAGAAGATGACAATAGTGAAGAAGCTATTAAACTAAGGGAGAGAATAGAATTTGCTCTTCAAAGAAATGCCATTACAGAAAGGATAATACATATCTTTTTGAAAAATGAAGAGGAAGAGGTTTTAAGGGTGCTCCTAAAGTGTCTTGAGGAAAGATTAAATGGTACAAAGACTTAA
- a CDS encoding CDP-2,3-bis-(O-geranylgeranyl)-sn-glycerol synthase, whose protein sequence is MNEIAEALWYILPAYFANASPVLFKGKTPMDFGKIFIDGRRIFGDGKTWRGFFGGLFAGVLISIIQYYCTPSFYGSFYSALELGFALSFGALFGDLVGSFVKRRVGMERGYPAVGLDQWGFLVAALILAYPVRTLSTKQVLFLLVVTPFIHWSANIFAYKMKWKNVPW, encoded by the coding sequence ATGAATGAAATAGCCGAGGCCCTTTGGTACATTCTCCCTGCATATTTTGCAAATGCTTCTCCCGTACTTTTCAAGGGGAAGACTCCAATGGACTTTGGTAAAATATTTATTGATGGCAGGAGGATATTTGGAGATGGAAAAACGTGGAGAGGCTTTTTTGGTGGGCTTTTTGCTGGAGTCTTAATATCAATTATTCAGTATTATTGTACTCCTAGTTTTTATGGTTCATTCTATTCTGCCTTAGAGCTAGGATTTGCTCTTTCATTTGGAGCTCTTTTTGGTGATTTGGTGGGAAGTTTCGTAAAAAGGAGAGTAGGGATGGAGAGAGGATATCCTGCAGTTGGTCTTGATCAATGGGGTTTTCTTGTCGCCGCTCTTATTTTGGCCTACCCAGTAAGAACTCTTTCAACTAAACAAGTGCTGTTTTTACTTGTTGTTACTCCGTTTATTCACTGGAGTGCTAATATCTTTGCGTATAAAATGAAATGGAAGAATGTTCCGTGGTAA
- a CDS encoding ubiquitin-like small modifier protein 1, whose product MKIKVRYFARFRELSGVNEEIIELSEGSKISDLIEHIKNLHPELEKEVFGEDYNDEADVNVSRNGRYVSFDEMLEDGDVIALFPPTSGG is encoded by the coding sequence ATGAAGATAAAGGTGAGATATTTTGCTCGTTTTAGAGAGCTTTCAGGGGTTAACGAAGAAATTATTGAGCTTTCTGAGGGTAGCAAAATAAGTGATCTAATTGAACATATAAAAAATCTTCATCCAGAGCTCGAAAAGGAAGTTTTTGGTGAAGATTACAATGATGAAGCAGATGTAAATGTGTCGAGAAATGGTCGTTATGTTTCTTTTGATGAAATGTTAGAAGATGGCGATGTGATAGCTTTGTTCCCCCCTACAAGTGGTGGATGA
- a CDS encoding ThiF family adenylyltransferase has protein sequence MLSNRELERYDRQIRIFGVEGQEKLKKSKVAIVGIGGLGSPVAYYLAAAGVGELLLIDEQTPELSNLNRQILHWEEDLGKNPKAVSAKWKLERFNPDIKIKTFTGKLTEENIDDIIKDVDVMVDCLDNFETRYLLDDFAQRRGIPFVHGAVEGLHGQLTTIIPGKTKSLKELFPIPPKKKEKFPILGATAGVIGTIQATEVVKLITGHGEVLANKLLIVDLLHNSFEVIDLED, from the coding sequence ATGTTAAGTAATAGAGAACTTGAGAGGTATGATAGACAAATTAGGATATTTGGGGTTGAGGGACAAGAAAAATTAAAGAAGAGCAAAGTTGCTATTGTGGGAATAGGAGGATTAGGAAGTCCTGTTGCTTATTATCTAGCTGCTGCAGGAGTCGGGGAACTCCTCCTTATAGATGAACAAACTCCAGAGCTAAGTAATCTGAATAGACAGATTCTCCATTGGGAGGAGGATTTAGGAAAAAACCCTAAAGCTGTTTCGGCAAAGTGGAAGCTTGAACGATTTAACCCTGATATAAAGATAAAGACTTTTACTGGAAAATTAACTGAGGAAAACATCGATGATATTATTAAAGATGTAGATGTGATGGTTGACTGTTTGGATAACTTTGAGACTAGGTATCTTCTGGATGATTTTGCTCAGAGGAGAGGTATTCCTTTTGTACATGGTGCGGTAGAAGGACTTCATGGTCAGCTTACAACAATAATCCCGGGTAAAACAAAAAGTCTTAAAGAACTTTTCCCTATCCCTCCAAAGAAAAAAGAGAAGTTTCCAATTTTAGGTGCCACTGCAGGGGTTATCGGCACAATCCAGGCAACAGAAGTTGTTAAACTTATTACTGGACATGGGGAGGTATTGGCCAATAAATTACTTATAGTTGACTTACTGCATAACTCTTTTGAGGTGATAGATCTTGAAGATTAA
- a CDS encoding molybdenum cofactor biosynthesis protein MoaE, with product MKIKLFKKPEDFDMDKAIDLISSSKAGGIAIFLGKVRDESHGRHVKKLIYEAYEEMAIKEMERIREEALRNFPILDILIWHRYGELDIGENTILIVAVGKHRKEAFEACMWAVDEVKKRVPIWKKEVTDEGEFWIEGDKAVMYKKDH from the coding sequence TTGAAGATTAAACTTTTCAAGAAACCGGAAGATTTTGACATGGACAAAGCAATAGATCTTATATCATCATCCAAAGCAGGAGGAATAGCTATTTTCTTAGGAAAAGTGAGAGATGAGAGTCATGGAAGGCATGTGAAAAAACTAATTTATGAGGCTTATGAGGAAATGGCCATTAAGGAAATGGAACGAATACGGGAAGAGGCATTAAGGAATTTCCCTATACTTGATATTTTAATATGGCACAGATATGGTGAGCTGGATATAGGAGAGAACACAATATTAATAGTTGCTGTAGGGAAGCACAGGAAAGAGGCCTTTGAAGCATGTATGTGGGCAGTTGATGAGGTAAAAAAGAGGGTTCCGATATGGAAAAAGGAAGTTACCGATGAAGGTGAGTTTTGGATTGAAGGAGATAAAGCAGTTATGTATAAGAAGGATCATTAG
- a CDS encoding SPASM domain-containing protein: protein METVRNNILWPKPKNITAFAKPPWAEKEHTGKLERLIVQLGAGNGKFSEITGIPRSIGCIGNNRFILREDPVEVDRIKEILYEFSLISGGDLYLTNYDDPRTLEEISNYAASLDIENVYAVVKLEDFNKISLSPGVKPIVELEYSKENVEKAVTLEDVHALLLMVQSKEVEKVFDIPFYGEIYVDLLFPGSLRKVDFDLMEVKRVYTPTPEYHPCLSGTLAITGEGFVLPCPLLRNFIGGNIKQMTLKQILRKRKLKRFWKLKKASLEACNGCPFAPICHDCRALEYRASGDIYGIEYCPLDGEFFK from the coding sequence ATGGAAACAGTTCGAAATAATATCTTGTGGCCGAAGCCCAAGAATATCACGGCCTTTGCTAAACCACCATGGGCTGAAAAAGAACATACAGGAAAGCTGGAGAGACTCATAGTGCAACTTGGAGCAGGAAACGGAAAATTTTCAGAAATAACTGGAATTCCAAGATCTATAGGTTGTATTGGCAATAATAGATTCATACTAAGAGAAGATCCAGTGGAAGTAGATCGGATAAAGGAAATACTCTATGAGTTCTCTTTGATCTCAGGTGGTGATTTGTATCTTACCAATTATGATGATCCAAGGACTCTTGAGGAAATAAGCAACTATGCGGCTTCTTTAGATATTGAGAATGTATATGCGGTTGTGAAACTTGAGGATTTTAACAAAATTTCTCTTTCTCCTGGTGTGAAGCCCATTGTGGAGTTAGAATATTCGAAGGAAAATGTCGAAAAAGCTGTTACGCTGGAAGATGTTCATGCTTTGCTTCTTATGGTGCAAAGTAAGGAGGTAGAGAAGGTCTTTGATATTCCATTTTATGGTGAAATTTATGTAGATCTGCTCTTTCCAGGCTCTTTAAGAAAAGTTGATTTCGACCTCATGGAGGTGAAAAGGGTATATACTCCTACACCTGAGTACCACCCATGTTTGAGTGGTACTCTCGCGATTACAGGAGAGGGGTTTGTTCTTCCCTGTCCACTTTTAAGGAACTTTATCGGAGGGAATATAAAACAAATGACTCTCAAACAAATACTTAGAAAACGCAAACTTAAGAGATTCTGGAAACTAAAAAAAGCCTCTTTAGAGGCATGTAATGGGTGTCCATTTGCTCCTATATGTCATGATTGTCGGGCCTTGGAGTATAGGGCATCTGGGGATATTTATGGAATTGAGTATTGTCCGCTTGATGGAGAATTTTTTAAATAA
- a CDS encoding adenosine-specific kinase, whose product MVKIEVVNVEKPEGAECIIGQGNFSIFTVDDLARALLTAVPGIKFGIAMNEAKPQLTRYTGNDKELEEVAAKNALKIGAGHVFVIVMKDAFPINVLNTVKNHPAVVMVYGASENPLQVIVAETELGRSVLGIVDGKAANRIETAEQKKERRELVEKIGYTID is encoded by the coding sequence ATGGTCAAGATTGAAGTTGTTAATGTGGAAAAACCAGAGGGCGCTGAATGTATAATTGGTCAAGGGAACTTCTCAATATTTACTGTTGATGACTTAGCTCGAGCACTTTTAACTGCAGTGCCAGGGATAAAGTTTGGAATTGCTATGAATGAGGCAAAGCCTCAGTTAACCAGATATACTGGGAATGATAAAGAACTAGAGGAAGTGGCGGCAAAAAATGCTCTAAAAATTGGGGCTGGACATGTATTTGTTATAGTTATGAAAGATGCATTTCCAATAAATGTGCTAAACACAGTTAAGAATCATCCAGCAGTTGTGATGGTTTATGGGGCCAGTGAAAATCCATTACAGGTTATAGTTGCTGAAACTGAGCTTGGTAGGTCTGTTCTTGGAATAGTTGATGGAAAAGCTGCCAATAGGATTGAAACTGCTGAACAGAAGAAAGAAAGAAGGGAATTAGTGGAGAAGATAGGATATACCATTGACTGA
- a CDS encoding XTP/dITP diphosphatase — translation MRMIFVTSNKGKLDEVRSYLSPLGIEVIQKKVEYPEIQANTLEEVVTFGINWLKDYFDQPFFIDDSGLFIEAFHGFPGVYSAYIYRTLGNEGILKLMAGLENRKAYFKSVIGYYDGELHLFKGIVYGKIIDQKRGEHGFGFDPIFLPDGSTKTFAEMATSEKNKISHRGRALTEFARWLKENLKKS, via the coding sequence ATGAGGATGATTTTTGTAACATCTAACAAAGGAAAATTAGATGAGGTTAGAAGCTACCTTTCCCCCCTTGGGATTGAAGTTATACAAAAAAAGGTGGAATATCCCGAGATACAAGCAAATACTCTTGAGGAAGTTGTGACTTTTGGGATTAATTGGTTGAAGGACTATTTTGATCAACCTTTCTTCATAGACGATTCGGGCCTTTTTATTGAGGCTTTTCATGGTTTTCCGGGGGTCTATTCTGCATATATTTACAGAACTCTCGGAAATGAGGGGATACTAAAGTTAATGGCGGGGCTAGAAAATAGGAAAGCTTATTTTAAAAGTGTAATTGGATATTATGATGGAGAGTTACATCTCTTTAAGGGCATTGTATATGGAAAGATCATTGATCAAAAACGAGGAGAGCATGGGTTTGGGTTTGATCCAATCTTCTTGCCAGATGGAAGTACTAAAACATTTGCTGAGATGGCCACTAGCGAGAAAAACAAGATTTCACATAGGGGTAGGGCATTGACAGAATTTGCAAGATGGTTAAAAGAAAACCTTAAAAAGAGTTAA
- a CDS encoding Lrp/AsnC family transcriptional regulator: MSDAIDAVDLKLLKELKENSRENIATLSKKLGIPRTTVHYRIKKLINEGIIEKFTIKPNYKKLNLGTTAFILARYDPEFGLSQREVAKKIAQIEGVHEVHIIAGEWDLLIKIRAPSAEEIGKVVVDKLREVKGVGQTVTMVSFVTVKEEL, from the coding sequence ATGAGTGATGCAATTGATGCTGTGGATTTAAAACTGCTTAAAGAGCTTAAAGAAAACTCAAGGGAAAACATCGCTACTCTAAGTAAAAAACTTGGGATTCCAAGGACGACTGTGCATTATAGAATTAAGAAACTCATTAACGAAGGAATTATAGAAAAATTCACAATCAAACCTAACTACAAAAAGCTTAACTTGGGGACTACAGCGTTTATCTTAGCTAGGTATGACCCGGAATTTGGCCTTTCTCAAAGAGAAGTGGCTAAAAAAATTGCACAGATTGAAGGGGTTCATGAAGTTCACATAATTGCTGGTGAATGGGACCTCTTAATAAAGATTAGGGCACCCTCAGCTGAGGAGATAGGAAAAGTTGTCGTTGACAAACTTAGAGAGGTTAAAGGAGTAGGGCAGACCGTAACAATGGTTTCGTTTGTGACAGTTAAAGAAGAGCTCTGA
- a CDS encoding KaiC domain-containing protein — MIKRVETGIPGMDEILHGGIPERNVVLLSGGPGTGKTIFSQQFLWNGLQKGEPGIYVALEEHPVQIRQNMAQFGWDIRPYEDQGMFAMVDAFTAGIGRSKEYEKYIVHDLTDLREFIDVLRQAIKDIDAKRVVVDSVTTLYINKPAIARSIILQLKRVLAGTGCTSIFVSQISVGERGFGGPGVEHGVDGIIRLDLDEIDGELKRSLTVWKMRGTSHSMRRHPFDITDKGIIVYANKILKRGGIVEI; from the coding sequence GTGATAAAAAGGGTTGAAACAGGGATACCAGGTATGGATGAAATACTTCATGGTGGAATTCCTGAAAGGAACGTAGTTCTGCTTAGTGGGGGTCCAGGAACAGGAAAGACGATTTTTAGCCAGCAATTCCTGTGGAATGGGTTGCAGAAAGGAGAACCAGGAATTTATGTTGCATTAGAGGAACATCCAGTTCAGATTAGACAGAACATGGCCCAGTTTGGTTGGGATATTAGGCCTTATGAGGACCAAGGAATGTTCGCTATGGTCGATGCTTTTACAGCAGGGATTGGGAGATCAAAGGAATATGAGAAATATATAGTCCACGATTTGACAGACCTTAGAGAGTTTATTGATGTTCTCAGACAAGCCATAAAGGATATAGACGCTAAGAGGGTAGTGGTAGATTCTGTAACAACCCTTTATATAAACAAGCCGGCTATAGCGAGAAGTATAATTCTACAGTTGAAAAGAGTTTTAGCCGGAACAGGGTGTACAAGTATATTTGTGAGCCAGATTAGTGTTGGAGAAAGAGGATTTGGTGGACCTGGGGTAGAGCATGGAGTTGATGGTATTATAAGGTTAGATCTAGACGAAATCGATGGAGAGCTCAAGCGTTCTCTCACAGTATGGAAAATGAGAGGTACAAGTCACTCAATGAGGAGACATCCCTTTGATATAACAGATAAGGGAATTATAGTTTATGCAAATAAAATACTGAAGAGAGGTGGAATTGTAGAAATCTGA
- a CDS encoding transcriptional regulator — protein MKIEIPLNPIGRQEIHQLESILLFATLFRPEVIELIKDSAERLTWVDSLAVAAGAIAREKAGMITSEIARELGRTEQTIRKHLKGESKAGQLVRETYELIKQGKLDELIKTIEIIEKGGLKEVIAKEEYEKLMKEYEKLKLEYEAVKKELEKMKEIVRLAEAEKAQEEIERLRKELEKTRMDFERLKKEKKSIEKELMETKLKLMELQSKRVEEEKLKQLEEEVKKLEDQLREKEEEIKRLNEEKRSLVQKIEELEAYKIKFENIKDKIEKIRMELEKLLE, from the coding sequence ATGAAAATAGAAATACCCCTTAACCCAATTGGGAGACAGGAGATTCACCAATTGGAGAGTATCCTTCTCTTTGCAACTCTCTTTAGGCCAGAGGTTATCGAGTTAATTAAGGACTCAGCAGAGAGGTTAACGTGGGTTGATAGTCTGGCAGTTGCAGCTGGAGCAATAGCAAGAGAAAAAGCAGGAATGATAACAAGTGAAATCGCAAGGGAGCTTGGAAGAACAGAGCAGACCATAAGAAAACATCTTAAAGGTGAAAGCAAGGCAGGACAGCTGGTGAGAGAGACTTACGAACTAATTAAGCAAGGAAAGCTGGATGAATTAATAAAAACAATTGAAATAATTGAGAAGGGCGGACTAAAGGAAGTCATTGCAAAAGAGGAGTATGAAAAATTGATGAAAGAGTACGAGAAACTCAAATTAGAGTATGAGGCGGTCAAAAAAGAACTTGAGAAGATGAAAGAGATTGTAAGACTTGCGGAAGCTGAAAAGGCCCAAGAAGAAATAGAAAGATTAAGAAAAGAGCTTGAAAAAACAAGGATGGACTTTGAGAGACTTAAAAAAGAGAAGAAAAGTATTGAGAAAGAGTTGATGGAAACTAAACTAAAACTCATGGAGCTCCAGAGCAAAAGAGTGGAGGAAGAAAAGCTTAAACAGCTCGAAGAGGAAGTTAAAAAGCTGGAAGACCAGCTTCGCGAAAAAGAGGAAGAAATCAAAAGATTAAATGAAGAAAAGAGGTCTTTAGTTCAGAAAATCGAAGAGCTCGAGGCTTATAAGATCAAGTTTGAGAATATTAAGGATAAGATAGAGAAAATAAGGATGGAACTTGAAAAACTTCTTGAATGA
- the speD gene encoding adenosylmethionine decarboxylase produces the protein MDTIGYHYVVEASGCDPEVLKDPNKIREIFIGAAKAGDMEIKASYFFRFSPTGVSGVVIVAESHISVHTWPEEGYAALDVYTCGEKADPEKAVDYILEHFKAQYAHVSEVKRGIKEEEGTFTHMILTWEEKLDRRNEK, from the coding sequence ATGGATACTATTGGATATCACTACGTAGTTGAGGCTTCAGGATGTGATCCAGAAGTTTTGAAAGACCCTAACAAAATAAGAGAGATTTTCATCGGTGCAGCAAAAGCAGGGGACATGGAGATAAAAGCCAGCTACTTCTTTAGGTTCTCTCCAACTGGGGTTAGTGGTGTGGTCATCGTCGCTGAGAGTCATATATCAGTCCACACATGGCCTGAAGAAGGTTATGCAGCACTAGATGTTTACACATGTGGAGAGAAAGCAGACCCGGAGAAAGCAGTGGACTATATTCTTGAACACTTCAAGGCCCAATATGCTCACGTTTCAGAAGTCAAGAGAGGTATTAAGGAAGAAGAAGGTACCTTTACCCATATGATACTAACTTGGGAAGAAAAGCTTGATAGAAGAAATGAAAAATAG
- a CDS encoding protein translocase subunit SecF — MLENTLKKLAATDPKKMITYPLIVFLVAVLILAVHFPNLGTDLKGGVVVTLHGGNVDSKEVESLLKQENFDVVVREVKSITGDTKIEIRASTDVNVQHIIEVVKSKYPDVTISQTQFGPSLSRTAQEQSLKAVSLAFLGMAVVVFLFFRVPVPSLTVIFSAFSDMTIALALMSIFGLELTQATIAALLMLIGYSVDSNILLTTKLLRRKEDTVEDAYFSAVSTGFTMSTTTLGALASLWILSQAEVIDMIAIVLIFGLLADFMNTWILNAGVLRWYIQRGEKR; from the coding sequence ATGCTTGAGAATACTCTCAAAAAGCTTGCTGCTACTGATCCTAAAAAAATGATAACTTATCCACTAATTGTTTTTCTTGTAGCGGTTTTAATACTTGCAGTTCACTTTCCAAACCTTGGAACTGACCTCAAGGGAGGAGTTGTTGTAACTCTTCATGGAGGAAATGTGGATTCAAAAGAAGTGGAAAGTCTCTTAAAGCAAGAAAACTTTGATGTAGTAGTTAGGGAAGTTAAAAGTATAACTGGAGATACTAAAATCGAGATAAGAGCTTCTACAGATGTTAATGTTCAACATATCATTGAGGTAGTAAAATCGAAGTATCCTGATGTTACGATATCTCAAACTCAATTTGGTCCAAGTTTATCAAGAACTGCTCAAGAACAAAGTTTAAAAGCTGTCTCACTAGCGTTTCTTGGAATGGCAGTCGTTGTGTTTCTATTTTTCAGAGTGCCAGTCCCTTCTTTAACAGTTATATTCTCAGCTTTTTCTGATATGACAATAGCCCTAGCATTGATGAGCATTTTCGGTTTAGAACTAACACAAGCAACTATTGCCGCTTTGTTAATGCTTATAGGTTATTCAGTTGATAGTAATATCCTTCTAACTACTAAACTTCTAAGGAGGAAAGAAGATACAGTTGAAGATGCTTACTTTTCAGCAGTCTCTACAGGATTTACAATGAGTACCACAACCTTGGGAGCTCTAGCTTCATTGTGGATTCTTTCTCAAGCTGAGGTTATAGACATGATTGCAATTGTATTGATCTTTGGGTTGCTTGCCGATTTCATGAACACGTGGATACTTAATGCTGGAGTTCTAAGATGGTATATCCAGAGAGGTGAGAAGAGATGA